A window from Labrus mixtus chromosome 14, fLabMix1.1, whole genome shotgun sequence encodes these proteins:
- the LOC132987817 gene encoding sialidase-3-like: MGNTPSKSGSGEEPVKTTLFEKEPSGITYRIPALIYLRHCHTFLAFAEKRSSPCDHDAKILVMRRGTLKDDGSVQWSSSQELSTACLPDHRTMNPCPVYEKNSKTLFLFFICILGNTTEARQILTGKNKARLCCISSSDDGQTWTQARDLTESVIGEAIHKWATFAVGPGHGVQLENGRLVIPAYAYYVPYRCCSFPIPFTVYPRALSIYSEDFGQTWRVGKMLRKKSCECEMAEIIDHEGRSHLYCNARNSGGHRCEALSENSGVYFDKPHVAAELVEPPSGCQGSVIGFPAPEFVPNDDAESKACGTSLLSPDTQTWLLFIHPTDKSSRRDMGVYLNRSPLHSSGWDRPRIIHRGPSGYSDLAYNGDKDQFSCLMECGKESELEQIAFMSFTLNDVMQTGSKKEKKMR, translated from the exons ATGGGGAACACGCCGTCAAAGAGTGGCAGTGGAGAGGAGCCAGTCAAAACAACTTTGTTTGAAAAGGAGCCAAGTGGGATTACATACAGGATTCCTGCTCTCATTTATCTGAGGCACTGTCACACCTTCCTCGCCTTTGCAGAAAAAAGATCCTCCCCTTGTGATCACGATGCCAAGATCCTTGTGATGAGAAGAGGAACACTGAAAGATGATGGATCTGTTCAG tggTCATCCAGTCAGGAGCTGTCAACAGCGTGTCTACCAGACCACCGCACCATGAATCCCTGCCCCGTgtatgaaaaaaacagcaaaaccctgtttttatttttcatctgcaTCTTGGGGAACACCACAGAGGCGCGGCAGATCCTGACAGGTAAGAACAAGGCCCGCCTTTGCTGCATCAGCAGCAGCGATGACGGGCAAACCTGGACCCAAGCAAGAGACTTAACAGAAAGTGTGATTGGGGAAGCCATCCACAAGTGGGCCACGTTCGCCGTGGGTCCCGGCCACGGTGTTCAGCTGGAGAACGGAAGATTGGTCATCCCTGCGTACGCCTATTATGTCCCTTACAGATGCTGTTCCTTCCCCATTCCTTTCACAGTTTACCCACGTGCTCTGTCCATTTACAGCGAGGACTTTGGACAGACGTGGCGTGTAGGAAAGATGCTTCGGAAAAAGTCATGTGAATGTGAAATGGCTGAAATCATAGACCATGAGGGCAGGAGTCACCTTTATTGCAATGCTCGTAACTCCGGAGGGCACAGATGTGAGGCCCTGAGCGAAAACAGCGGCGTGTATTTTGACAAACCCCACGTGGCTGCAGAGCTTGTGGAACCACCTTCGGGCTGTCAGGGCAGTGTTATCGGCTTCCCCGCCCCGGAATTTGTCCCCAACGACGACGCCGAAAGCAAGGCTTGCGGCACCTCGCTCTTGTCTCCTGACACGCAAACCTGGCTCCTCTTCATCCACCCAACCGACAAGTCCAGCAGAAGGGACATGGGCGTGTACTTGAACCGGTCCCCCCTGCATTCGTCAGGGTGGGACAGGCCCCGGATCATCCACAGGGGGCCCAGCGGCTACTCAGACCTGGCCTACAACGGAGACAAAGATCAGTTCTCGTGCCTGATGGAGTGTGGGAAAGAGAGTGAACTTGAGCAGATTGCTTTCATGTCGTTTACGCTTAATGATGTCATGCAGACGGGcagtaagaaagaaaagaagatgcgTTGA
- the xrra1 gene encoding X-ray radiation resistance-associated protein 1 isoform X1 — MTLQHRRMEGAGHWLVAYRRAEEQRYRNLHRRIKETHGKCDNKRGNDRHHGNTLDAIFLLQSHCVDRPSELCTINVSEQKLNSVNPDDLKEFVNVAYIDASINALSLGAFSHFLSLKELNLSLNGLRNMTFDAADFPHLEVLDLSYNNLSADSIVNVGRLPRLKVLHLTGNELHHLSPYLCSSNQNPAQPPAAREDSQFQTLEVLMLDDNKLSSGVFKSLSNLKRLKYLNLQGNRISKIPYLQPAGSSKAAIEEWTEEQGPAHTEPNPVTNEDLKRASQVEHIKESCGGSTSPLPALQYLNLADNKIAEEDGVMAAALFPTLREIDICSNPLTTQRSGDPPLLTYYLQDRLGITIRRKKKQEAMKLPVKVSTDPKWKVEERTQKVLKKSSTRDAPCPAETQGERNEMHLEETPESLQEETQHFFVTQATDFESDFQNNERETSENKVGHKAETDPEGLPCYEMLMDANSYPDTEEPIGIQTAVRMLEHTLKNLNVYRDSKPKLDSIQTPYREREKRMKKLPPLRPIKQPSEKVDEMIKEIKESTSIREVPLSSAVRNTSVTKQDYMEAQSLLRDMKTKYIMVHQKTMEQVASVETERNKEKPPPLNSEL, encoded by the exons ATGACATTACAGCATCGAAGAATGGAAG GTGCTGGTCATTGGCTCGTGGCGTACAGAAgggcagaggagcagagatACAGGAACCTGCACAGAAGAATAAAAGAGACGCATGGAAAATGTGACAACAAGAGGGGAAATGACcgtcaccatggtaacacatTGGATGCAATTTTTCTG CTTCAGTCACATTGTGTTGACAGACCGTCTGAACTCTGTACCATCAACGTCAGTGAGCAGAAACTGAATTCT GTCAATCCTGACGACCTTAAGGAGTTTGTCAATGTGGCTTACATTGATGCATCGATCAACGCCCTCTCTCTAG GGGCGTTCAGCcatttcctgtctttaaaaGAACTCAATCTGTCGTTAAACGGGCTCCGCAACATGACGTTTGATGCTGCTGACTTCCCTCATCTCGAG GTTTTGGATCTTTCCTACAACAATTTGTCAGCTGATTCTATTGTTAACGTCGGTCGGCTTCCTCGCCTGAAAGTCCTTCATCTGACAGGAAATGAGCTTCATCATCTTTCTCCTTACCTGTGTTCCTCCAACCAGAACCCCGCACAACC GCCCGCTGCACGAGAAGACTCACAGTTTCAAACTCTGGAAGTCCTGATGCTGGACGATAACAAACTCTCCTCAGGAGTCTTCAAGAGTCTATCGAACCTAAAGAG GCTTAAGTATTTAAACCTTCAGGGGAACCGCATTTCTAAAATACCATATTTGCAACCAGCGGGTTCTTCAAAAGCAGCGATCGAAGAGTGGACTGAAGAACAGGGACCGG CCCACACTGAGCCAAATCCTGTCACCAATGAAGATTTAAAGAGAGCCTCTCAG GTTGAACACATCAAGGAGTCCTGTGGAGGCTCTACCTCACCTCTACCTGCTCTGCAGTACCTGAATTTAGCCGACAACAAG ATCGCCGAGGAGGACGGAGTGATGGCTGCCGCTCTTTTCCCAACGCTTCGAGAAATCGATATCTGCTCCAACCCTCTGACCACGCAGAGAAGTG GCGACCCTCCTTTACTCACATACTACCTTCAGGACAGACTGGGGATTACAATAAGGcgaaagaagaaacaagaagcCATGAAGCTGCCAGTGAAGGTTTCCACTGATCCAAAATGGAAG GTAGAAGAAAGAACCCAGAAGGTGTTAAAGAAGTCATCGACGAGGGACGCGCCTTGTCCTGCTGAAACTCAGGGGGAGAGAAATGAGATGCACTTAGAGGAAACACCAGAATCCCTCCAAGAAGAAACTCAACACTTCTTTGTTACTCAG GCAACGGATTTTGAGTCAGATTTCCAAAACAACGAGAGAGAAACTTCAGAGAACAAAGTGGGACACAAGGCGGAAACAGATCCTGAAGGACTGCCGTGCTATGAAATGTTGATGGATGCAAACTCATACCCTGATACAGAGGAGCCGATCG GAATTCAAACAGCTGTTCGGATGCTGGAACACACGCTGAAGAATCTCAATGTTTACAGAGACTCCAAACCAAAGCTTGATAGCATCCAGACCCcgtacagagaaagagagaaaagg ATGAAGAAACTTCCACCTTTGAGGCCAATAAAGCAGCCGTCTGAGAAGGTGGATGAAATGATCAAGGAAATCAAAGAGAGTACATCGATCAGAGAAGTCCCTTTAA gCAGCGCTGTACGCAACACAAGTGTTACCAAGCAGGATTATATGGAAGCTCAGTCTCTGCTGAGggacatgaagacaaagtacATAATGGTCCATCAGAAAACCATGGAACAAGTCGCCAGCGTTGAGactgagagaaacaaagagaagccTCCAcctctgaactctgaactctga
- the spag7 gene encoding sperm-associated antigen 7 homolog: MADLLGSILNSMEKPPTVGDKESRRKAREQAARLKKMEEHEKRKKAEFRKKMEKEVSDFIQDSSQQKRKYNPMGKIERSILHDVSEVAGLTSFSFGEDEESRYVMLFKKEFAPSDEELEAYRKGEEWDPKLAEERRKLREQAALEETAASQTKKSEACPNSNYRDKYSHLIGTSAAKDAAHTLEANSAYGCVPVANKRDTRSIEEAMNEIRAKKRLKQEDDTGAQSSSS; encoded by the exons ATGGCAGACCTCCTAGGTTCAATCTTAAACTCGATGGAAAAGCCTCCAACCGTCGGCGACAAGGAAAGCCGACGAAAGGCTCGAG AGCAAGCTGCACGACTCAAGAAGATGGAGGAGCacgagaagagaaagaaagctgAATTCAGGAAGAAG ATGGAGAAGGAGGTGTCAGATTTCATACAGGACAGCTCACAGCAGAAACGAAAATACAATCCCATGGGGAAGATTGAAAGGAGTATATT ACATGATGTCTCAGAGGTCGCTGGTTTGACCTCTTTTTCTTtcggggaggacgaggagagccGTTATGTCATGCTTTTCAAGAAG GAGTTTGCTCCGTCAGACGAAGAGCTGGAAGCTTATCGCAAAGGAGAGGAGTGGGATCCCAAGCTGGCGGAGGAAAGGCGCAAACTAAGG GAACAAGCCGCATTGGAAGAGACAGCGGCCAGTCAGACAAAGAAGTCTGAGGCGTGTCCCAACTCAAACTACAGAGACAAGTACAGTCACCTGATCGGCACCTCGGCTGCAAAAGACGCCGCGCACACACTTGAGGCCAACAGCGCCTACGGCTGTG TGCCGGTTGCAAACAAGAGGGACACTCGCTCTATAGAAGAAGCCATGAATGAAATCAGAGCCAAGAAACGGCTGAAGCAGGAGGACGACACAGGCGCACAAAGCAGCAGCTCCTGA
- the chrdl2 gene encoding chordin-like protein 2, with translation MKSRLLFFLIIWCADAELKPRKGSGSVCTFKDKTYSPGDSWHPYLEPFGFMFCMRCVCTETGHVKCNTIRCPALPCENPVTDPQQCCPRCTDEPRIPAGLRASVKSCRHNGTIYQPGETFTKHDLFPSRQSNQCVMCTCSNGNIFCALKTCQPISCSSPVTVPDTCCLVCKDHGTSGSSSTEDGNQQLNRGVRHSVDQCSGEQSRARSDRATPPWIRASPRGLSLSKLNLKGASETTVKILLQRKHQKACLYNGKTYSHGDIWHPVLGKVLECILCTCTDGLQDCKRITCPSQYPCQHPMKPAGKCCKTCPENKTENNQTQCYLGYKNNLLVYKVESSLRVDSPNAVRIIVVERQSTAEVEVQVWNTVEGVLQLMDIGDVQRKDIVDHPENYTLLTTLDEETWKKFKEEGGNLSQASQTTICEDGVREMVTFLNPRQIEDQCPP, from the exons ATGAAGTCCAGGTTGTTGTTCTTTCTCATCATTTGGTGTGCAGATGCAGAGCTGAAACCCCGGAAAG GTTCCGGGTCGGTTTGTACTTTTAAAGACAAGACGTACAGCCCAGGAGACAGCTGGCATCCCTATCTGGAGCCCTTTGGATTCATGTTCTGCATGCGCTGCGTCTGCACAGAG ACAGGCCATGTGAAATGTAACACCATCAGGTGTCCTGCTCTGCCGTGTGAAAATCCAGTGACTGATCCTCAGCAGTGTTGTCCCAGGTGCACAG ATGAGCCCAGGATCCCTGCAGGACTCAGAGCCTCAGTGAAATCCTGCAGGCACAACGGGACCATTTATCAGCCCGGGGAGACCTTCACTAAGCATGACCTCTTTCCATCCAGGCAAAGCAATCAGTGTGTCATGTGCACGTGCTCT AATGGAAACATCTTCTGTGCTCTGAAAACATGCCAACCAATCAGCTGCTCTTCCCCCGTGACAGTTCCTGATACCTGCTGTTTGGTGTGTAAAG atcaTGGCACCAGCGGATCCTCATCAACTGAGGATGGAAACCAGCAGCTGAACAGAGGAGTT aggCATTCAGTGGACCAGTGTTCTGGGGAGCAGAGCAGGGCGCGGTCCGACCGTGCCACACCACCATGGATCAGGGCTTCTCCCAGAGGCCTGAGCCTCAGTAAACTGAACCTCAAAGGAGCTTCAGAGACCACAGTGAAGATATTGTTGCAGAGGAAACACCAAAAAG CTTGTTTATACAACGGAAAGACGTACTCTCATGGAGACATATGGCACCCGGTTTTGGGGAAGGTCCTGGAATGCATCCTGTGCACTTGTACTGACGGCCTCCAGGACTGCAAACGCATCACGTGTCCCAGCCAGTATCCATGCCAACATCCTATGAAACCAGCGGGGAAGTGCTGCAAGACATGTCCAG AAAATAAGACTGAAAATAACCAGACCCAGTGTTACCTTGGATATAAAAATAATCTCCTGGTGTATAAAGTAGAATCGTCTCTGAGAGTCGACTCACCCAACGCTGTGAGGATCATTGTTGTCGAACGACAAAGTACTGCTGAGGTTGAAGTGCAAGTCTGGAACACCGTAGAAG GTGTTTTACAATTAATGGATATCGGTGATGTTCAGCGAAAAGATATCGTGGATCATCCAGAGAATTACACATTACTGACAACACTTGATGAAG agacaTGGAAAAAATTTAAAGAGGAGGGTGGAAATCTGAGTCAAGCCTCTCAAACCACGATTTGTGAAGACGGCGTTCGTGAGATGGTGACTTTCCTAAATCCCAGGCAGATAGAAGACCAGTGTCCACCATAG
- the defbl2 gene encoding beta-defensin-like 2: MKGLSLVLLVLLLMLAVGEGNDPEMQYWTCGYRGLCRRFCYAQEYIVGHHGCPRRYRCCATRS, encoded by the exons ATGAAGGGACTGAGCTTGGTTCTCCTTGTGCTTCTCCTGATGCTCGCAGTTGGGGAGG GAAATGATCCAGAGATGCAGTACTGGACTTGTGGGTATAGAGGACTCTGCAGACGGTTCTGCTATGCTCAGGAGTACATCGTCGGTCATCACGGTTGCCCTAGAAGATACAG GTGCTGTGCTACGCGGTCTTAG
- the xrra1 gene encoding X-ray radiation resistance-associated protein 1 isoform X2: protein MTFDAADFPHLEVLDLSYNNLSADSIVNVGRLPRLKVLHLTGNELHHLSPYLCSSNQNPAQPPAAREDSQFQTLEVLMLDDNKLSSGVFKSLSNLKRLKYLNLQGNRISKIPYLQPAGSSKAAIEEWTEEQGPAHTEPNPVTNEDLKRASQVEHIKESCGGSTSPLPALQYLNLADNKIAEEDGVMAAALFPTLREIDICSNPLTTQRSGDPPLLTYYLQDRLGITIRRKKKQEAMKLPVKVSTDPKWKVEERTQKVLKKSSTRDAPCPAETQGERNEMHLEETPESLQEETQHFFVTQATDFESDFQNNERETSENKVGHKAETDPEGLPCYEMLMDANSYPDTEEPIGIQTAVRMLEHTLKNLNVYRDSKPKLDSIQTPYREREKRMKKLPPLRPIKQPSEKVDEMIKEIKESTSIREVPLSSAVRNTSVTKQDYMEAQSLLRDMKTKYIMVHQKTMEQVASVETERNKEKPPPLNSEL from the exons ATGACGTTTGATGCTGCTGACTTCCCTCATCTCGAG GTTTTGGATCTTTCCTACAACAATTTGTCAGCTGATTCTATTGTTAACGTCGGTCGGCTTCCTCGCCTGAAAGTCCTTCATCTGACAGGAAATGAGCTTCATCATCTTTCTCCTTACCTGTGTTCCTCCAACCAGAACCCCGCACAACC GCCCGCTGCACGAGAAGACTCACAGTTTCAAACTCTGGAAGTCCTGATGCTGGACGATAACAAACTCTCCTCAGGAGTCTTCAAGAGTCTATCGAACCTAAAGAG GCTTAAGTATTTAAACCTTCAGGGGAACCGCATTTCTAAAATACCATATTTGCAACCAGCGGGTTCTTCAAAAGCAGCGATCGAAGAGTGGACTGAAGAACAGGGACCGG CCCACACTGAGCCAAATCCTGTCACCAATGAAGATTTAAAGAGAGCCTCTCAG GTTGAACACATCAAGGAGTCCTGTGGAGGCTCTACCTCACCTCTACCTGCTCTGCAGTACCTGAATTTAGCCGACAACAAG ATCGCCGAGGAGGACGGAGTGATGGCTGCCGCTCTTTTCCCAACGCTTCGAGAAATCGATATCTGCTCCAACCCTCTGACCACGCAGAGAAGTG GCGACCCTCCTTTACTCACATACTACCTTCAGGACAGACTGGGGATTACAATAAGGcgaaagaagaaacaagaagcCATGAAGCTGCCAGTGAAGGTTTCCACTGATCCAAAATGGAAG GTAGAAGAAAGAACCCAGAAGGTGTTAAAGAAGTCATCGACGAGGGACGCGCCTTGTCCTGCTGAAACTCAGGGGGAGAGAAATGAGATGCACTTAGAGGAAACACCAGAATCCCTCCAAGAAGAAACTCAACACTTCTTTGTTACTCAG GCAACGGATTTTGAGTCAGATTTCCAAAACAACGAGAGAGAAACTTCAGAGAACAAAGTGGGACACAAGGCGGAAACAGATCCTGAAGGACTGCCGTGCTATGAAATGTTGATGGATGCAAACTCATACCCTGATACAGAGGAGCCGATCG GAATTCAAACAGCTGTTCGGATGCTGGAACACACGCTGAAGAATCTCAATGTTTACAGAGACTCCAAACCAAAGCTTGATAGCATCCAGACCCcgtacagagaaagagagaaaagg ATGAAGAAACTTCCACCTTTGAGGCCAATAAAGCAGCCGTCTGAGAAGGTGGATGAAATGATCAAGGAAATCAAAGAGAGTACATCGATCAGAGAAGTCCCTTTAA gCAGCGCTGTACGCAACACAAGTGTTACCAAGCAGGATTATATGGAAGCTCAGTCTCTGCTGAGggacatgaagacaaagtacATAATGGTCCATCAGAAAACCATGGAACAAGTCGCCAGCGTTGAGactgagagaaacaaagagaagccTCCAcctctgaactctgaactctga